The following are encoded in a window of Rosa chinensis cultivar Old Blush chromosome 4, RchiOBHm-V2, whole genome shotgun sequence genomic DNA:
- the LOC112199156 gene encoding 17.8 kDa class I heat shock protein, with protein MSLIPGSFFGNGRRSNIFDPFSLDIWDPFQDFPLINSRWAPSSETAAVANTRIDWKETPEAHVFKADLPGLKKEEVKVEVEEGRVLQISGERKVEKEDKSDKWHRLERSSGKFLRRFRLPENAKVEQVNAAMENGVLTVTVPKVEVKKPDVKAIQISD; from the coding sequence ATGTCTCTCATTCCGGGAAGCTTTTTCGGCAACGGTCGACGGAGTAACATCTTCGACCCGTTCTCGCTGGACATCTGGGACCCGTTCCAGGACTTCCCCTTGATCAACTCCCGCTGGGCTCCAAGCTCAGAGACGGCGGCGGTGGCGAACACGCGCATCGACTGGAAGGAGACGCCGGAGGCGCACGTGTTCAAGGCTGACCTGCCGGGGCTGAAGAAGGAGGAGGtgaaggtggaggtggaggaagGGAGGGTGCTGCAGATCAGCGGCGAGAGGAAAGTGGAGAAGGAGGACAAGAGCGACAAGTGGCACAGGCTGGAGAGGAGCAGCGGCAAGTTCTTGAGGAGGTTCAGGCTGCCGGAGAATGCCAAGGTGGAGCAGGTGAATGCGGCAATGGAGAATGGGGTGCTTACTGTCACTGTGCCAAAGGTGGAGGTCAAGAAGCCTGATGTGAAGGCCATTCAGATTTCTGATTAG
- the LOC112197423 gene encoding UDP-glycosyltransferase 74B1 yields MENPKQYRGHVVVLPYPSQGHINPLLQFAKRLASKGVKATLATTSYTVSSICVPNVGVEPISDGFDESGFAQAADEETFLQSFKANGSRTLSQVLKKFEDSEFPVNCVVYDSFLPWALDVAKEHGIFGASFFTNSASVCSILLHIHHGLISLPFKLEDMPLVIPGLPPLDIADLPGMLKKPDSNPAYLRMQLNQYSNLDKADWIFGNTFQALESEAAKGVAKLWPAKLIGPMIPSAYLDGQIKGDRGYGASLWKPLGEECINWLEAKAPKSVVYVSFGSMVSLTAEQMEEFALGLKESGVHFLWVVRASELSKLPNEIIDSVKEKGLLVTWCNQLEALAHDAIGYFVTHCGWNSILEGLSLGVPMVAVPKWADQMTNAKFVEEIWEIGVRAKEDEGGIVRKEEFVGCLKEVIEGERSKEIKKNSSKWRELAKKEISERGSSDKGINEFVELLVPANAKAFLNGKE; encoded by the exons ATGGAGAATCCCAAACAGTACAGAGGTCATGTTGTGGTGCTTCCTTATCCCAGCCAAGGCCACATCAACCCTCTCCTCCAGTTCGCAAAGCGCCTGGCCTCTAAAGGCGTGAAGGCCACTCTAGCCACCACCAGCTACACTGTCAGCTCCATTTGTGTCCCTAACGTTGGGGTTGAACCCATCTCCGATGGGTTCGACGAGTCTGGGTTTGCTCAAGCCGCGGATGAGGAGACATTTCTTCAGTCGTTCAAGGCCAACGGCTCGAGAACCCTATCTCAAGTCCTGAAGAAGTTCGAAGACTCTGAGTTCCCGGTGAATTGTGTTGTGTATGATTCATTTCTGCCTTGGGCGCTTGATGTGGCCAAGGAACATGGCATATTTGGAGCGTCTTTTTTCACCAATTCGGCTAGTGTGTGTAGCATTCTTCTTCACATTCACCATGGTCTAATTTCTCTGCCGTTTAAGCTCGAAGACATGCCCTTGGTGATTCCTGGCTTGCCTCCACTCGACATTGCTGATCTGCCTGGCATGCTTAAGAAGCCGGATAGTAACCCAGCTTACTTGAGGATGCAACTGAATCAGTATTCAAACTTGGACAAGGCTGATTGGATCTTTGGAAATACTTTCCAAGCACTAGAAAGCGAG GCTGCCAAAGGAGTAGCAAAGCTATGGCCAGCGAAGTTGATAGGCCCTATGATCCCTTCAGCTTATTTGGATGGTCAGATTAAAGGAGATAGAGGATATGGAGCAAGCCTATGGAAGCCTCTTGGTGAAGAGTGCATCAATTGGCTAGAAGCAAAGGCACCTAAATCAGTGGTGTATGTCTCCTTTGGAAGCATGGTGTCCCTGACAGCAGAACAGATGGAAGAGTTTGCGTTGGGCTTGAAAGAAAGTGGGGTGCACTTTCTGTGGGTGGTAAGAGCATCTGAACTGAGTAAATTGCCGAATGAAATCATTGATTCAGTAAAGGAAAAGGGTCTACTAGTGACTTGGTGTAACCAGCTGGAAGCTTTGGCACATGATGCAATTGGGTACTTTGTGACTCATTGTGGTTGGAATTCGATTCTTGAAGGGCTCAGCCTTGGGGTTCCAATGGTTGCAGTGCCAAAGTGGGCTGATCAGATGACCAATGCAAAGTTTGTGGAGGAGATTTGGGAGATTGGAGTCAGAGCCAAGGAAGATGAGGGGGGAATTGTGAGGAAAGAAGAGTTTGTTGGGTGTTTGAAGGAAGTTATTGAGGGAGAGAGAAGCAAAGAGATCAAGAAGAATTCGAGTAAATGGAGGGAATTGGCCAAGAAGGAAATTAGTGAAAGGGGAAGCTCTGACAAGGGTATTAATGAATTTGTAGAGCTTCTGGTGCCTGCTAATGCCAAGGCTTTCCTGAACGGCAAGGAATAG
- the LOC112200406 gene encoding DNA polymerase lambda isoform X2: MLWCVPKTRVLHRSGLLIRSKTVKMTSPLLHNRNQVMAPKKATRDESPPPSDPHGIFAGMVVFLVEDGVQNRRLQVWKQKLVQMGATIEDHLSKRVTHIFAMNPEALLQKVGSDQRGLFKGRVVLYQWLEDSLSSGKRVPEDLYHLKLESDKSSSDYISSDEETPKLKRRRSSSPDELPHTPSPKTPKAPNKDQVTALQSSTPYNPPDLNKDITQIFGKLINIYRALGDDRRSFSYYKAITVIEKLPFKIQSAEQVKGLPGIGKSMQDHIQEIVTTGKLSKLEHFETDEKVKTISLFEEIWGVGPATALKLFEKGHHTLDDLKNEDSLTHSQKLGLRYYEDIKQRIPRHEAQEMELLLQKAAEDVLPGVVVVCGGSYRRGKSSCGDLDIVITHPDGNRHKGFLLKYVKHLKDMKFLREDLVFVTHSEEGTDSGVDTYYGLCTYPGRELRHRIDFKFLCFVFLFFRSTRGTYMHLD, from the exons ATGCTCTGGTGTGTTCCTAAGACACGCGTCCTCCACCGATCAGGATTGCTGATCAGAAGTAAAACAGTAAAAATGACTTCGCCTTTGTTGCACAACCGAAACCAAGTAATGGCGCCAAAAAAGGCAACCAGAGATGAAAGTCCTCCACCGTCCGATCCTCACGGAATCTTCGCCGGAATGGTCGTCTTCTTAGTCGAAGACGGAGTTCAGAACCGTCGCTTACAG GTTTGGAAGCAAAAACTGGTTCAAATGGGAGCTACTATAGAAGACCATCTATCCAAAAGGGTCACACACATATTTGCTATGAACCCAGAAGCCCTTTTGCAAAAAGTGGGCAGTGATCAACGGGGTCTCTTTAAAGGA AGAGTTGTACTCTATCAGTGGCTAGAGGACAGCTTGAGCTCAGGGAAGAGAGTACCAGAAGATTTGTACCATCTGAAATTGGAGTCAGATAAGTCTTCTAGTGATTACATTTCCAGTGATGAAgaaaccccaaaactgaaaaGGCGAAGATCCTCATCTCCTGATGAGTTGCCTCATACTCCCAGCCCCAAAACCCCTAAAGCCCCAAATAAGGATCAGGTCACAGCATTGCAGTCATCCACGCCCTACAACCCACCTGATTTAAACAAAGACATAACCCAGATATTTGGGAAGCTTATCAACATATATAGAG CATTGGGCGATGACCGAAGATCTTTTAGCTACTACAAGGCTATAACAGTTATTGAGAAGTTGCCTTTCAAGATTCAAAGTGCAGAACAAGTTAAGGGCCTCCCGGGCATTGGAAAGTCAATGCAAGATCAT ATTCAAGAGATAGTGACTACCGGAAAGCTATCCAAGTTGGAGCACTTTGAAACAGATGAAAAG GTAAAAACAATCAGCTTATTCGAGGAAATATGGGGTGTAGGTCCAGCTACTGCACTAAAATTATTTGAGAAAGGACATCACACATTAGATGATTTGAAGAATGAAGATTCGTTGACACATTCACAGAAGTTGGGGTTAAGATATTATGAGGATATCAAACAGAGGATCCCACGGCATGAG GCTCAAGAGATGGAACTTCTTCTACAAAAAGCGGCAGAGGATGTTTTGCCTGGG GTGGTTGTTGTATGTGGAGGGTCATATAGACGCGGGAAATCTTCTTGTGGGGATCTGGACATTGTAATTACTCATCCAGATGGGAACAG GCATAAAGGTTTTTTACTGAAGTATGTAAAGCATCTAAAGGATATGAAGTTCCTAAGGGAGGATTTGGTTTTCGTTACACACAGCGAGGAG GGTACTGATTCTGGTGTCGACACATATTATGGGCTTTGTACATATCCTGGACGAGAGCTGCGGCACCGCATAGATTTCAAG TTTCTAtgctttgttttccttttttttaggTCTACCCGCgggacatatatgcatttggaCTAA
- the LOC112197421 gene encoding DEAD-box ATP-dependent RNA helicase 22, translating to MLHRSATTMFLSSSPPKLLSQLRHSYSVLSNPSSPVRISLIWLNQPRRFATAAAAAKGGDTFFAEENVSWTSLGLSDKVSQALFNAGLGQPSLVQAACIPSILSGKDVIVAAETGSGKTHSFLVPLINKLCNEQEEYGNAADSDQGVSPVRKISLVLCPNVTLCDQVVRMANGLCGENGEPLLRATSLCGRQGWPVNDPDIVVSTPAALLNNIDPNKYKSRRMEFTRSVKYVVFDEADMLLNGGYQNKVIRLINFFRFDEKLLSRSNGSASELPMDLESETSLHFSSEDEENIETEAVSEDEENFEDDVDDLPNEAGTGKVKYRDWRRVRKTYTRSKQYIFVAATLPANGKRTAGAVLKKMFPDAIWVNGNYLHCHNPRLKQRWIETTFDTQVDELIKAVNHGFKSRSVEFDSGQCRTMVFANTVDAVESVAKILMSAGIECYLYHKDCSLEDRAKTLVDFQEKGGILVCTDAAARGIDIPNVSHVIQADFATSAVDFIHRVGRTARAGQYGLVTSMYNESNRDLVAAVRRSGELDMPVETAFSRKRSFRNKIKKRAALQRITDSSAAEKRALA from the exons ATGCTTCATCGCTCTGCCACAACTATGTTCCTATCATCTTCCCCACCTAAACTCCTATCCCAACTCAGACACTCATACTCTGTTCTTTCCAACCCCTCATCCCCAGTTCGCATCAGCTTGATTTGGCTCAACCAGCCCCGCCGTTTCGCAACCGCCGCCGCTGCCGCCAAAGGAGGAGATACGTTTTTCGCTGAAGAAAATGTTTCGTGGACTTCACTTGGTTTATCCGATAAGGTTTCTCAAGCTCTCTTCAATGCAGGCCTCGGCCAACCCTCTCTTGTTCAG GCGGCTTGCATACCATCTATACTTTCAGGGAAGGATGTGATTGTTGCAGCTGAAACTGGTAGTGGTAAAACGCACAGTTTTCTTGTTCCTCTAATCAATAAGCTATGCAATGAGCAAGAAGAGTATGGGAATGCTGCTGATTCTGATCAAGGAGTGTCCCCGGTCCGTAAGATTTCTCTGGTGCTTTGTCCAAATGTAACACTTTGTGATCAAGTGGTTCGAATGGCCAATGGTCTTTGTGGCGAAAATGGTGAACCGCTTCTCAGAGCTACATCACTTTGTGGGCGACAG GGATGGCCAGTTAATGATCCTGATATTGTTGTTTCAACACCTGCGGCTCTGCTGAATAATATCGATCCAAACAAATACAAATCCCGTCGCATGGAATTTACACGGAGTGTAAAATATGTG GTGTTTGATGAAGCAGATATGCTTCTCAATGGTGGTTACCAAAATAAGGTTATTCGTCTCATAAACTTTTTCCGGTTTGACGAAAAGCTGTTGTCCCGCTCAAATGGATCTGCATCTGAGTTGCCAATGGACTTGGAATCTGAAACTTCATTGCATTTTAGTTCGGAAGATGAAGAAAATATAGAGACTGAAGCTGTCTCAGAAGATGAGGAAAACTTTGAAGATGATGTTGATGATTTACCTAACGAGGCTGGGACTGGGAAGGTCAAATATAGAGACTGGAGAAGAGTGAGAAAAACTTATACACGCAGTAAACAGTACATTTTTGTTGCAGCCACTCTTCCAGCAAATGGGAAAAGAACTGCCGGGGCAGTGTTGAAAAAGATGTTTCCAGATGCAATTTGGGTTAATGGAAACTACCTCCATTGTCACAATCCCAG ATTGAAGCAAAGGTGGATTGAAACGACATTCGATACTCAGGTGGATGAACTTATAAAGGCTGTGAATCATGGATTTAAATCCAGATCAGTGGAATTTGATTCTGGTCAATGCCGCACAATGGTATTTGCAAATACTGTTGATGCTGTGGAATCAGTGGCAAAAATATTGATGAGTGCTGGGATTGAATGCTACCTTTACCATAAAGACTGCTCTTTGGAAGACCGTGCAAAGACATTGGTTGATTTCCAAGAGAAAGGTGGAATTCTTGTTTGCACTGATGCTGCTGCACGTGGTATTGACATTCCAAATGTATCACATGTTATTCAG GCAGACTTTGCTACTTCTGCTGTAGATTTTATACACAGGGTTGGTCGCACAGCTAGAGCTGGTCAGTATGGACTTGTAACTAGTATGTATAATGAATCCAACCGGGATCTGGTTGCTGCGGTTCGTCGATCAGGGGAACTTGATATGCCTGTG GAGACGGCATTTAGCAGGAAAAGAAGCTTTCGAAATAAGATTAAGAAAAGAG CGGCTTTGCAAAGAATCACGGACTCATCAGCTGCTGAAAAGAGGGCTCTAGCGTAG
- the LOC112200406 gene encoding DNA polymerase lambda isoform X1, protein MLWCVPKTRVLHRSGLLIRSKTVKMTSPLLHNRNQVMAPKKATRDESPPPSDPHGIFAGMVVFLVEDGVQNRRLQVWKQKLVQMGATIEDHLSKRVTHIFAMNPEALLQKVGSDQRGLFKGRVVLYQWLEDSLSSGKRVPEDLYHLKLESDKSSSDYISSDEETPKLKRRRSSSPDELPHTPSPKTPKAPNKDQVTALQSSTPYNPPDLNKDITQIFGKLINIYRALGDDRRSFSYYKAITVIEKLPFKIQSAEQVKGLPGIGKSMQDHIQEIVTTGKLSKLEHFETDEKVKTISLFEEIWGVGPATALKLFEKGHHTLDDLKNEDSLTHSQKLGLRYYEDIKQRIPRHEAQEMELLLQKAAEDVLPGVVVVCGGSYRRGKSSCGDLDIVITHPDGNRHKGFLLKYVKHLKDMKFLREDLVFVTHSEEGTDSGVDTYYGLCTYPGRELRHRIDFKVYPRDIYAFGLIAWTGNDVLNRRLRLLAESKGFRLDDTGLFPATHGSGGKRGAKAGASLKFDTEKEVFDFLGFPWLEPHERNL, encoded by the exons ATGCTCTGGTGTGTTCCTAAGACACGCGTCCTCCACCGATCAGGATTGCTGATCAGAAGTAAAACAGTAAAAATGACTTCGCCTTTGTTGCACAACCGAAACCAAGTAATGGCGCCAAAAAAGGCAACCAGAGATGAAAGTCCTCCACCGTCCGATCCTCACGGAATCTTCGCCGGAATGGTCGTCTTCTTAGTCGAAGACGGAGTTCAGAACCGTCGCTTACAG GTTTGGAAGCAAAAACTGGTTCAAATGGGAGCTACTATAGAAGACCATCTATCCAAAAGGGTCACACACATATTTGCTATGAACCCAGAAGCCCTTTTGCAAAAAGTGGGCAGTGATCAACGGGGTCTCTTTAAAGGA AGAGTTGTACTCTATCAGTGGCTAGAGGACAGCTTGAGCTCAGGGAAGAGAGTACCAGAAGATTTGTACCATCTGAAATTGGAGTCAGATAAGTCTTCTAGTGATTACATTTCCAGTGATGAAgaaaccccaaaactgaaaaGGCGAAGATCCTCATCTCCTGATGAGTTGCCTCATACTCCCAGCCCCAAAACCCCTAAAGCCCCAAATAAGGATCAGGTCACAGCATTGCAGTCATCCACGCCCTACAACCCACCTGATTTAAACAAAGACATAACCCAGATATTTGGGAAGCTTATCAACATATATAGAG CATTGGGCGATGACCGAAGATCTTTTAGCTACTACAAGGCTATAACAGTTATTGAGAAGTTGCCTTTCAAGATTCAAAGTGCAGAACAAGTTAAGGGCCTCCCGGGCATTGGAAAGTCAATGCAAGATCAT ATTCAAGAGATAGTGACTACCGGAAAGCTATCCAAGTTGGAGCACTTTGAAACAGATGAAAAG GTAAAAACAATCAGCTTATTCGAGGAAATATGGGGTGTAGGTCCAGCTACTGCACTAAAATTATTTGAGAAAGGACATCACACATTAGATGATTTGAAGAATGAAGATTCGTTGACACATTCACAGAAGTTGGGGTTAAGATATTATGAGGATATCAAACAGAGGATCCCACGGCATGAG GCTCAAGAGATGGAACTTCTTCTACAAAAAGCGGCAGAGGATGTTTTGCCTGGG GTGGTTGTTGTATGTGGAGGGTCATATAGACGCGGGAAATCTTCTTGTGGGGATCTGGACATTGTAATTACTCATCCAGATGGGAACAG GCATAAAGGTTTTTTACTGAAGTATGTAAAGCATCTAAAGGATATGAAGTTCCTAAGGGAGGATTTGGTTTTCGTTACACACAGCGAGGAG GGTACTGATTCTGGTGTCGACACATATTATGGGCTTTGTACATATCCTGGACGAGAGCTGCGGCACCGCATAGATTTCAAG gTCTACCCGCgggacatatatgcatttggaCTAATAGCTTGGACAGGGAATGATGTGCTGAATAGGAG GTTGAGGTTACTAGCTGAATCTAAAGGATTCCGGCTTGACGATACAGGGCTGTTTCCGGCCACTCATGGATCTGGCGGAAAACGG GGGGCAAAAGCTGGCGCAAGCTTGAAATTTGACACAGAAAAGGAGGTCTTTGACTTTCTCGGGTTTCCTTGGCTTGAACCACACGAGAGAAATCTGTGA